In a genomic window of Streptomyces sp. SJL17-4:
- the ptsP gene encoding phosphoenolpyruvate--protein phosphotransferase: protein METTLRGVGVSHGVAIGEVRHMGTAVLEPPAKQIPADEAEREQGRARQAVEAVAADLNARGNLAGGEAQHVLEAQAMIAQDPELIADVDRRIAVGSTAERGIYDAFSHYRELLAGAGEYMAGRVADLDDVRNRIVARLLGVPMPGVPDSDEPYVLIARDLAPADTALLDPALVLGFVTEEGGPTSHSAILARALGVPAIVALPGAGELAEGTMIAVDGSTGEIFVDPSEEKKAELTKAAAARKAALATSSGPGATSDGHKVPLLANVGGPADVPAAVEAGAEGVGLFRTEFLFLDDSEKAPSEEKQIEAYRKVLEAFPEGRVVVRVLDAGADKPLDFLTPADEPNPALGVRGLRSLLEHPEVLRTQLTALAKAVEGLPVYLEVMAPMVADRTDAKAFADACREAGLRAKFGAMVEIPSAALRARSILQEVEFLSLGTNDLAQYTFAADRQVGAVSRLQDPWQPALLDLVALSAEAAKAEGKSCGVCGEAAADPLLACVLTGLGVTSLSMGAASIPYVRATLAKYTLAQCERAAAAARAADTAHEARVAAQAVLSGE from the coding sequence ATGGAGACAACGCTGCGAGGCGTCGGCGTCAGCCACGGTGTGGCGATCGGCGAGGTCCGGCACATGGGCACGGCGGTTCTCGAGCCGCCGGCCAAGCAGATTCCGGCGGACGAGGCGGAGCGCGAACAGGGGCGCGCCCGTCAGGCCGTCGAGGCTGTCGCCGCCGACCTCAATGCACGCGGCAACCTGGCCGGCGGCGAGGCTCAGCACGTGCTCGAGGCCCAGGCGATGATCGCCCAGGACCCGGAGCTCATCGCCGATGTGGACCGCCGAATCGCCGTGGGCAGCACGGCCGAGCGCGGTATCTACGACGCCTTCTCGCACTATCGCGAACTGCTCGCCGGTGCCGGCGAGTACATGGCCGGGCGGGTCGCCGACCTGGACGACGTGCGGAACCGGATCGTGGCGCGCCTGCTCGGTGTGCCGATGCCGGGTGTGCCGGACAGTGACGAGCCGTATGTGCTGATCGCGCGGGACCTGGCGCCCGCCGACACGGCGCTGCTCGACCCCGCGCTGGTGCTCGGCTTCGTGACCGAGGAGGGCGGGCCGACCAGCCACAGCGCGATTCTCGCGCGGGCGCTGGGTGTGCCGGCCATCGTCGCGCTGCCGGGCGCCGGTGAGCTCGCCGAAGGAACGATGATCGCGGTCGACGGTTCGACCGGTGAGATCTTCGTGGACCCGAGCGAGGAGAAGAAGGCGGAGCTGACCAAGGCCGCCGCCGCGCGCAAGGCCGCGCTGGCGACGTCCAGCGGTCCGGGCGCCACCTCGGACGGGCACAAGGTGCCGCTGCTCGCCAACGTCGGTGGTCCGGCGGATGTGCCGGCGGCGGTGGAGGCCGGTGCCGAGGGTGTCGGTCTGTTCCGTACGGAGTTCCTCTTCCTGGACGACAGCGAGAAGGCTCCGTCCGAGGAGAAGCAGATCGAGGCCTATCGCAAGGTGCTCGAGGCGTTCCCCGAGGGCCGTGTGGTCGTGCGGGTGCTCGACGCCGGTGCGGACAAGCCGCTGGACTTCCTGACGCCGGCGGACGAGCCGAACCCGGCGCTCGGTGTCCGGGGTCTGCGGTCGCTCCTGGAGCACCCGGAGGTCCTGCGGACCCAGCTGACCGCGCTGGCGAAGGCGGTCGAGGGGCTGCCGGTGTACCTCGAGGTCATGGCGCCGATGGTGGCCGACCGTACGGACGCGAAGGCCTTCGCCGACGCGTGCCGTGAGGCGGGGCTGCGGGCGAAGTTCGGTGCGATGGTCGAGATTCCCTCGGCCGCGCTGCGGGCGCGCTCGATCCTCCAGGAGGTCGAGTTCCTCTCGCTCGGCACCAACGACCTGGCGCAGTACACCTTCGCGGCCGACCGTCAGGTCGGTGCGGTGTCGCGGCTCCAGGACCCGTGGCAGCCGGCGCTGCTCGACCTGGTGGCGCTGTCCGCCGAGGCGGCGAAGGCCGAGGGCAAGAGCTGTGGTGTCTGTGGCGAGGCCGCGGCCGACCCGTTGCTCGCCTGTGTGCTGACGGGTCTGGGTGTCACCTCCCTTTCCATGGGTGCTGCCTCGATTCCGTATGTGCGGGCGACGCTGGCCAAGTACACGCTGGCGCAGTGCGAGCGTGCCGCCGCCGCGGCGCGTGCGGCGGACACCGCGCACGAGGCGCGCGTGGCCGCGCAGGCGGTGCTGTCCGGGGAGTGA
- a CDS encoding PTS glucose transporter subunit IIA, with protein MTTVTSPLAGRAIGLAAVPDPVFSGAMVGPGTAIDPVREPSEAVSPIDGVIVSMHPHAFVVVDGEGHGVLTHLGIDTVQLNGEGFELLVNKGDTVARGQAVVRWDPAAVEAAGKSPICPIVALEATADSLSHVVEDGDVKAGDQLFGWS; from the coding sequence ATGACAACCGTGACGTCGCCGCTTGCCGGACGCGCCATCGGTCTCGCCGCAGTTCCCGACCCGGTCTTCTCCGGTGCGATGGTCGGGCCCGGCACCGCCATCGATCCCGTACGTGAGCCCTCGGAGGCCGTCTCCCCCATCGATGGGGTCATCGTCTCCATGCACCCGCACGCTTTCGTCGTCGTCGACGGCGAGGGCCACGGTGTGCTGACCCACCTCGGCATCGACACCGTTCAGCTCAACGGCGAGGGCTTCGAGCTCCTCGTGAACAAGGGCGACACCGTCGCGCGCGGCCAGGCCGTCGTGCGCTGGGACCCCGCCGCAGTCGAGGCCGCCGGCAAGTCCCCCATCTGTCCCATCGTGGCCCTCGAGGCCACTGCGGACTCGCTCTCCCACGTCGTCGAGGACGGCGACGTGAAGGCCGGCGACCAGCTCTTCGGCTGGAGCTGA